A region of Leishmania panamensis strain MHOM/PA/94/PSC-1 chromosome 33 sequence DNA encodes the following proteins:
- a CDS encoding mitochondrial RNA binding complex 1 subunit, putative (TriTrypDB/GeneDB-style sysID: LpmP.33.1820) — translation MENPKLNALISRCRKPILTAAEDVTQTAAALLDLTPYLDARGTRTCLVPLKKLVRHNPETLQAALDRVDVSPEVARDGRRFAAVSRVIPSSKSAVATALWSRVVSTTTRALQASVWAPSDLRVIIHHIHRFSAYDTAFVECAARYAGAAIPCASADDLPALVSIVTSLPELAAHPTRLLDAAGDRAAALAESLTPGAVGHICGQLNRKLWTNTNAVIAFQEEAGRCAEKGDTFTAVQLMCFVARHKPALISDEAVVWLMERITGEELDVRSLENLCSAVVHLPFAVRTALRQELLEFVAFLSLQARELLQQVPAAQGGLSGCDDADAIQHFVSHVLELNVMLRTYPDLQWPPELLAVADACAVSVEPLQEVLLSAESSPVGLMVRLLEAPTSECKRVGLGMLREAANQCQSFPTLQTFRFLLLMGDHGLQDAGTSRYLRDQFAKTASDVPPVQLSVALRCLGVATAVGSTAGAAVRGTSGAGEPRAIVEDAAGDADVDDELERERLDAFLQFCVEVSRKHLSQGAPLRCVLATTESLHRLGCRDTAFFADVAAYIAAKRAVASAEKESADTATAVCVALGEDLLREYPETHAFLLDVAHRGVKGESAMPPTQWMNLHDPSNTLTPLTEQQQESCAIVEEMVRTRSDDVDALVRLAEKYAELLPFARPDDHKYFFGVCEEKVLKQDKLLKKCLDAIVDCGVLSRLSAQTIASILHSLAAIRFEYFASVKRFMSSISDEQWLLMEAAPLVQILTGMDKLSLRIPAVLHRIGGRLTEICRFLTPLDTAQAIHALQALGHNDAVLLAKLATHAAALARRFDELSMAVLFSTPSIHRLMSTPEVAQPLLLQASAKIQSPHQREKISAWVRRSGLPRELIDECTRRLQVMSRDAGPSEVRLRLT, via the coding sequence ATGGAAAACCCGAAACTGAATGCACTCATCTCTCGCTGCCGAAAGCCGATCCTCACGGCTGCGGAAGATGTCACGCAaactgcggcagcgctgctggaccTTACACCCTACCTAGACGCCCGCGGGACACGAACGTGCCTTGTGCCACTGAAGAAGTTAGTGCGGCACAACCCTGAGACTCTGCAAGCAGCGCTGGACAGGGTCGATGTAAGCCCAGAGGTGGCACGCGATGGACGGCgttttgctgctgtttcGCGTGTTATTCCTTCATCCAAGAGTGCTGTGGCGACAGCGCTGTGGTCACGAGTAGTCAGCACTACCACCCGTGCCTTGCAGGCCAGTGTGTGGGCACCGTCCGACCTGCGGGTGATAATACATCACATTCATCGGTTCAGCGCATACGACACAGCTTTTGTGGAGTGTGCTGCTCGCTATGCAGGTGCGGCCATTCCGTGTGCCAGCGCGGATGACCTACCGGCGCTTGTGTCGATCGTGACGTCCCTCCCTGAACTAGCAGCGCACCCGACGAGGCTGCTGGACGCTGCTGGGGAtcgagctgcagctctcgcTGAGTCGCTCACTCCTGGTGCGGTTGGGCACATCTGCGGCCAATTAAACCGCAAACTTTGGACCAATACAAACGCAGTGATCGCGTTTCAGGAGGAGGCCGGCCGGTGCGCGGAAAAGGGCGACACTTTCACAGCTGTGCAGCTGATGTGCTTCGTGGCACGGCACAAACCTGCGCTCATCAGCGATGAGGCGGTTGTGTGGCTGATGGAGCGCATCACGGGCGAAGAGCTGGACGTGAGGTCGTTAGAAAACCTGTGCAGCGCTGTGGTGCACTTGCCGTTTGCAGTGCGCACTGCACTGcggcaggagctgctggagttTGTGGCATTCTTGTCGTTGCAGGCccgcgagctgctgcagcaggtgccCGCTGCACAGGGCGGGTTGAGCGGGTGCGACGACGCCGATGCAATTCAGCACTTTGTGTCACATGTCTTGGAGCTGAACGTGATGCTCCGTACTTACCCGGATCTGCAGTGGCCCCCAGAGTTGCTCGCTGTTGCGGATGCGTGCGCTGTCAGTGTGGAgccgctgcaggaggtgctgctaTCTGCGGAAAGCTCGCCGGTAGGGCTTATGGTGCGCCTTTTGGAGGCACCCACAAGTGAGTGCAAGCGGGTGGGCCTAGGAATGCTACGCGAGGCGGCGAACCAGTGCCAGTCATTTCCAACCCTTCAAACATTTCGATTTCTTCTTCTAATGGGCGATCACGGCCTGCAGGACGCAGGCACGTCCCGCTACTTGCGCGACCAGTTTGCGAAAACAGCCTCGGATGTGCCGCCTGTGCAGCTGAgcgtggcgctgcgctgcctcggCGTCGCGACCGCAGTCGGCTCGACGGCAGGTGCGGCAGTGCGAGGTACCAGCGGTGCAGGCGAGCCCCGCGCCATCGTCGAGGATGCCGCGGGGGATGCGGACGTGGATGATGAGCTAGAGCGCGAACGTCTCGATGCATTTCTGCAGTTCTGCGTAGAGGTGTCACGCAAGCACCTCTCGCAAGGCGCACCACTACGCTGCGTACTGGCCACGACGGAGAGCTTGCATCGCCTCGGCTGTCGCGACACAGCCTTCTTCGCCGACGTGGCGGCGTACATCGCAGCCAAGCGTGCGGTCGCGTCTGCTGAGAAGGAAAGCGCCGACACTGCAACGGCGGTGTGCGTCGCTCTCGGAGAGGACTTGTTGAGGGAGTACCCTGAGACGCACGCGTTTCTGCTGGATGTGGCGCATCGGGGCGTGAAGGGGGAGTCCGCTATGCCGCCGACGCAGTGGATGAACCTGCACGACCCCTCCAACACCCTCACTCCCCTGAcagagcaacagcaggaGAGCTGCGCCAttgtggaggagatggtTCGTACCCGTTCGGACGATGTGGATGCGCTTGTTCGGCTGGCGGAGAAGtatgcggagctgctgccgttcgCGCGCCCCGACGACCACAAGTACTTCTTTGGTGTATGCGAAGAAAAGGTGCTCAAGCAGGATaagctgctgaagaagtgCCTGGACGCGATTGTAGATTGCGGTGTGCTGAGTCGTCTGTCCGCGCAGACGATTGCGTCGATCCTGCACAGCCTTGCTGCGATCCGCTTCGAGTACTTTGCATCTGTGAAGCGCTTCATGTCAAGCATCAGTGATGAGCAGTGGCTTTTGATGGAGGCTGCGCCGCTAGTACAAATCCTCACCGGGATGGATAAGCTGTCTCTTCGCATaccggcggtgctgcaccgcatTGGTGGGCGTCTGACGGAGATCTGCCGCTTCCTGACACCGCTGGACACTGCACAGGCGATTCATgcactgcaggcgctggGCCACAACGATGCCGTGCTGCTGGCAAAGCTTGCCACCCACGCCGCGGCTCTGGCGAGACGATTTGACGAGCTTAGCATGGCAGTGCTCTTCAGCACACCCTCAATCCACAGGCTAATGAGCACCCCTGAAGTGGCGCAGCCACTTCTCCTACAAGCGAGTGCAAAGATCCAGTCGCCCCACCAGCGGGAGAAGATATCGGCGTGGGTACGCCGCTCTGGTTTGCCCCGCGAGCTAATTGATGAATGTACGAGGCGCCTTCAGGTGATGAGCAGGGATGCCGGGCCCTCGGAAGTTCGCCTTCGTCTTACCTAA
- a CDS encoding macrophage migration inhibitory factor-like protein (TriTrypDB/GeneDB-style sysID: LpmP.33.1830): MMTFHGNTPMHFLGSTDPVAYIRVEVLGGCCPLEPEKVTSLITAADTKECGILADGIFVLYFSPLHCGWNGTSF; encoded by the coding sequence ATGATGACGTTCCACGGCAACACACCTATGCATTTCTTAGGCTCGACCGATCCTGTCGCGTACATCAGAGTGGAGGTGCTTGGCGGGTGCTGTCCGTTGGAGCCGGAGAAGGTGACGTCCCTAATTACAGCGGCTGACACCAAAGAGTGTGGCATCCTGGCCGACGGTATATTTGTGCTCTACTTCTCGCCTTTGCATTGCGGCTGGAATGGTACGAGCTTCTGA
- a CDS encoding hypothetical protein (TriTrypDB/GeneDB-style sysID: LpmP.33.1810), with protein MSTGKFILSTKKQKYAVVTSDSKTLLSRDDLRCIDRFVEKRVVSATYANGTQPPPSHGIPTLPFEKVSENCDRVLLLSVSAIQERESALDVPLRFMAPEEYHAPALEELPTRLPLARRIVALLQGADSAAVSWRHTPPAAKDNTVTEIQVTKDAEALAHSSLRAGKKSKAAQLFCVSGCFAYNYGNMELAVRCFKKALDVAEELEDARCLAFCHNLLGVCFYRLEEYKMSLVHHKKQEALGGSYARAVAEMNMGVSYAALGELEFAQQAFEDALLNARETDDSMLLTIALGNVGLVSLRIGDMRTAQMHLEQCLEQCSVAGDKSGASLCLLLLGEVYSLIHDHQHALFYYKHAYRVGGEANNPDVVSLARVSIGIAQGNAAIRDSVLREAALMGKTNSVQSIVSQLPQ; from the coding sequence ATGAGCACAGGAAAGTTCATCTTGTCCACCAAGAAGCAGAAGTATGCGGTGGTGACGTCGGACAGCAAGACACTTCTGTCCCGCGATGATCTCCGCTGTATTGATCGCTTCGTGGAGAAGCGCGTCGTCTCAGCGACCTACGCGAATGGAACGCAGCCGCCCCCGTCGCACGGGATTCCGACCCTGCCCTTTGAGAAGGTGAGCGAAAACTGCGACAGggttctgctgctgtcagtGAGTGCGATTCAAGAGCGCGAGAGCGCGTTGGATGTGCCGTTGCGGTTCATGGCGCCGGAGGAGTATCATGCCCCAGCCCTAGAGGAGCTGCCAACACGACTGCCACTAGCACGACGTATCGTGGCCCTCCTGCAAGGGGCTGATAGTGCGGCGGTCTCGTGGCGGCACACCCCGCCCGCGGCGAAGGACAACACGGTTACAGAGATCCAGGTCACAAaggacgcggaggcgctcgCACATTCCTCGCTACGTGCCGGCAAAAAGAGCAAGGCGGCCCAGCTCTTTTGTGTATCGGGCTGCTTTGCCTACAACTACGGCAACATGGAGTTGGCGGTGAGATGTTTCAAAAAGGCACTTGACGTAgctgaggagctggaggatgCTCGGTGTCTTGCGTTCTGCCACAACCTCTTAGGCGTCTGCTTCTACCGCTTGGAGGAGTACAAGATGTCACTTGTGCACCACAAGAAGCAGGAGGCACTTGGGGGCAGCTACGCTCGCGCCGTCGCAGAGATGAACATGGGTGTGAGCTACGCCGCCCTCGGTGAGCTTGAGTTCGCCCAGCAGGCGTTCGAGGATGCACTGCTGAATGCTCGGGAAACAGACGACTCGATGTTGCTCACCATCGCACTCGGCAACGTGGGGCTCGTGTCGCTGCGTATCGGAGATATGCGCACCGCGCAGATGCACCTGGAGCAGTGTCTGGAGCAGTGCAGCGTAGCAGGTGACAAGAGCGGTGCCTCCttgtgcctgctgctcctcggcgaGGTGTACTCGCTCATCCACGACCACCAGCACGCACTGTTCTACTACAAGCATGCCTACCGCGTTGGTGGCGAGGCCAACAACCCGGATGTGGTGAGTCTGGCTCGCGTCAGCATAGGGATTGCGCAGGGCAACGCAGCAATCCGTGACTCCGTGCTGAGAGAGGCAGCCCTGATGGGAAAGACGAACAGTGTGCAGAGCATTGTGAGTCAACTTCCTcagtag